A single window of Archangium gephyra DNA harbors:
- a CDS encoding helix-turn-helix transcriptional regulator encodes MSRPTTRVLTVLELLQTHGRMSGSQLAQRLEVDRRTVRRYIALLEELGIPITAERGRDGAYMLVAGFKLPPLMFTDDEALALSVGLLAARGLGLAEAAPAVASAQAKLERVMPATVKRRVRAIDETVTLELSRSTAPRDNAALAALSTASQGQRRVQLRYRAAEREDSERDFDPYGLAWRGGRWYVVGRCHLRDGLRSFRLDRVQSVQPLDVSFSRPEGFDALAHLTLSVATLPREFTVEVLLETDLAAARRQVFPAFGVLEEVAGGVLLRGQTDDLGWFARELARLPFSFEIHRPDALREELAARARRLLQQATRAVTGA; translated from the coding sequence ATGTCCCGCCCCACGACGCGCGTGCTCACCGTGCTCGAGCTGTTGCAGACGCACGGCCGGATGAGCGGCTCGCAACTGGCCCAGCGGCTCGAGGTCGATCGCCGGACGGTGCGCCGCTACATCGCCCTGCTGGAGGAGCTGGGCATCCCCATCACCGCCGAGCGCGGACGCGATGGTGCGTACATGCTGGTGGCCGGCTTCAAGCTGCCCCCGCTGATGTTCACCGACGACGAGGCCCTGGCCTTGTCGGTCGGCCTGCTCGCGGCGCGCGGGCTGGGGCTGGCGGAAGCGGCCCCCGCGGTGGCCAGTGCCCAGGCCAAGCTCGAGCGGGTGATGCCCGCCACCGTGAAGCGGCGCGTGCGCGCGATCGACGAGACGGTGACGCTCGAGCTCTCCCGCTCCACCGCGCCCCGTGACAACGCCGCACTGGCCGCGCTGAGCACCGCGTCCCAGGGCCAGCGGCGCGTGCAGCTGCGCTATCGCGCGGCGGAACGAGAGGACTCCGAGCGCGACTTCGATCCCTACGGCCTCGCCTGGCGCGGCGGGCGTTGGTACGTCGTGGGCAGGTGCCACCTGCGCGACGGACTGCGCTCGTTCCGGTTGGACCGCGTGCAATCCGTGCAGCCGCTGGACGTGAGCTTCTCCCGCCCCGAGGGGTTCGACGCGCTCGCCCACCTGACGCTCTCGGTCGCGACGCTGCCTCGGGAGTTCACCGTCGAGGTGCTGCTCGAGACCGACCTCGCGGCCGCGCGGCGCCAGGTGTTTCCCGCGTTCGGCGTGCTCGAGGAGGTGGCCGGAGGCGTGCTGCTGCGCGGCCAGACCGATGACCTGGGCTGGTTCGCGCGGGAGCTGGCACGGCTGCCCTTCTCCTTCGAAATCCACCGGCCGGACGCATTGCGCGAGGAGCTCGCGGCCCGCGCCCGGCGATTGCTTCAGCAGGCCACGCGAGCGGTCACTGGAGCGTGA
- a CDS encoding LysE family translocator, with amino-acid sequence MEQTAHLWLFFVLVFGVVVLPGLDMAFVLASSLTGGRKAGLSAVAGIIAGGACHVAAGATGVAVLLKVVPSAFNVMLWMGALYVAWMGISIFRSGAAFSAAPLGEKQPPTATFRRGVLTCLLNPKAYVFMLAVFPQFVRPEYGPLWIQALVLGAIIAVTQGAVYGAIALAADRARGWLESNPAANVAAARVVGGLMTLAAVVTVFEGWRSV; translated from the coding sequence ATGGAGCAGACCGCACATCTCTGGCTCTTCTTCGTCCTGGTGTTCGGAGTCGTCGTCCTCCCGGGGCTCGACATGGCCTTTGTGCTCGCCAGCTCGCTGACGGGCGGGCGCAAAGCGGGCCTGTCCGCCGTGGCCGGAATCATCGCGGGTGGTGCCTGTCACGTGGCGGCCGGTGCGACGGGGGTCGCCGTCCTGCTGAAGGTCGTCCCGTCCGCGTTCAACGTGATGCTGTGGATGGGCGCCCTGTATGTGGCGTGGATGGGCATTTCGATCTTCAGGAGCGGAGCGGCGTTCTCGGCGGCTCCCCTCGGGGAGAAGCAGCCGCCCACGGCCACGTTTCGCCGGGGAGTCCTCACCTGTCTGCTCAACCCGAAGGCCTATGTCTTCATGCTGGCCGTGTTCCCGCAGTTCGTGCGGCCGGAGTATGGACCCCTGTGGATCCAGGCACTGGTGCTCGGCGCCATCATCGCGGTGACCCAGGGCGCGGTGTATGGCGCCATCGCGCTGGCCGCTGACCGGGCGCGCGGCTGGCTCGAGTCGAATCCCGCCGCCAACGTCGCGGCCGCGCGGGTCGTCGGCGGGCTCATGACGCTCGCCGCGGTGGTGACGGTCTTCGAGGGGTGGCGGAGCGTTTGA
- a CDS encoding DNRLRE domain-containing protein, with protein sequence MSPWRIPLVLVLSLLSQVFSGCGSSPTVDEPSPFTVSGQSLAGTTCVTLQRGSAGTVADTHISSQQPAHTAGSEPVAHVGDAGRYTRQALLHFDTSSIPPHATLTSATLSLWRQGSSHPSPLTAHAITSPWQEQSVSWQDFSSSFAPQVAATFQASRTPGALSTSLRELVSIWVRNPTLNHGLLLQQSEGHSLLATSESPNTSHRPALQVCFFLPDSSPATSSAPSLLLRVLDDSGQPLSGAAVSSSSSQLPTDGAGYAVLDNLPSGFFSARVEAVGFAPAVVSLHLPPGARASHEVRLLPLGQPQPFAVSAGATLEHGTLRVSIPPHAVVDSDGRPVSGTVQATLVPLDPTTVPTSSLPGPLEGLVSEGASEPVPLESFGMAEVSLWQDGRPLQLAPGAKATLELLLPSSASSRLSPGDAIPAWWLDTARGLWVREGTGTVQHSSLHPGRLSWVVEVSHFTWWNCDAPLSDRSCVDVLVRYPSGLPAPGAQVGATGISYTGSSRTVYTGADGRACVEIKRGATARVFAGLSGETLGEATVTGSAEPTACGGGACTPVSLTITPPVCIPGSTQTCTYSGPASTKDVGLCRAAHRYCNTAGTAWGACEGEVLSASETCSNTFDEDCDGATNEGCRCGSSCYSGPPGTSGVGVCRAGTIYCKFGVDPYCAGQTLPSTETCTTSVEDDDCDGSLTCTNPLTQAWRYGNVSCQYSPQLLMSSDGNLIVSGLFLGTLEFGGGVVLTGSTSGYAAFLAKFDASTGGALWATMLASTQWAQVHHIQKDASGNLIVLGQFQGNLTVGGTTLSNPEGTDGFVVKLDEASGAVLWLSHLNSNGSTYIYTPVVDPSGNFIVSGEFYDNLTVGGTTLSNPRGTDGFVVKLDGATGGLLWLSHLDSADVSHASTPVVDASGNLIVSGRFEGNLTVGGITLSSPTGYDGFVVKLDGGSGARLWLVHLDSTRSTYSAPLVVEASGNLIVSDNFDGNFTVGGTTLSNSGGTDGVVVKLDGASGAVLWLVHFDSRYTYVSRPVVDASGNLIVLGQFQGNLTVGGTTLSNPEGIDGFVVKLDGASGAVLWLAHLDSTNLSYVSTPVVDVSGNLIVSSQFQGNLTVGGTTLFNPGGTDGFVVKLDGTSGARLWLAHLDGTNYTYASTPVMNASGNLIVSGYFDGNLRVGGVILSNSGSRDGFVANLQASSGAISWVRHFESTSGVSLSPTLVVNPENIFIAGSFDGILNTGGAAPLTSAGCYDMFLSRIASTP encoded by the coding sequence ATGAGTCCCTGGCGAATCCCCCTGGTGCTGGTGCTCTCGCTGCTGTCCCAGGTCTTTTCTGGCTGCGGCAGTTCCCCCACTGTCGATGAGCCCTCGCCCTTTACTGTGTCCGGGCAATCCCTGGCAGGTACCACGTGCGTGACGCTCCAGCGGGGGAGCGCGGGTACAGTCGCTGACACCCACATCTCCAGCCAGCAGCCCGCGCATACTGCGGGCTCCGAGCCCGTCGCTCATGTGGGAGACGCCGGCCGCTACACCCGCCAGGCCCTGCTCCACTTCGACACCTCCTCCATTCCTCCCCACGCCACCCTGACCTCCGCCACCCTCTCCCTCTGGCGACAGGGCTCCTCTCACCCCTCCCCCCTCACTGCCCACGCCATTACCTCGCCCTGGCAGGAGCAGTCCGTTTCCTGGCAAGACTTCTCCTCGTCCTTCGCTCCCCAGGTAGCCGCCACCTTCCAGGCCAGCAGGACGCCGGGCGCGCTTTCCACCTCACTGAGGGAGCTCGTGTCCATCTGGGTGCGCAACCCCACCCTCAACCATGGCCTGCTGCTCCAGCAGTCCGAGGGCCACTCGCTGCTGGCCACCTCCGAGTCCCCCAACACCTCGCACCGGCCTGCCCTCCAGGTCTGCTTCTTCCTGCCCGACTCCTCTCCGGCCACCTCCTCCGCTCCGAGCCTCCTGCTGCGCGTGCTGGATGATTCCGGGCAGCCCCTTTCCGGTGCCGCTGTCTCTTCTTCCTCGTCCCAACTGCCCACCGATGGCGCGGGCTACGCCGTGCTCGACAATCTGCCCTCTGGCTTCTTCTCCGCACGCGTCGAGGCCGTTGGTTTCGCTCCCGCCGTCGTCTCCTTGCACCTGCCTCCCGGCGCTCGCGCCTCCCATGAGGTTCGCCTGTTGCCGCTGGGACAGCCCCAGCCCTTCGCCGTCTCGGCGGGGGCCACCCTGGAGCACGGCACCCTGCGTGTCTCCATCCCTCCCCACGCCGTCGTCGATAGCGACGGACGGCCTGTCTCCGGCACCGTCCAGGCCACCCTCGTTCCCCTGGACCCCACCACCGTGCCCACCTCGTCTCTCCCTGGCCCCCTGGAGGGGCTCGTTTCCGAGGGGGCCTCCGAGCCCGTTCCCCTGGAGTCCTTCGGCATGGCCGAGGTCTCCCTCTGGCAGGACGGCAGGCCGCTGCAACTGGCCCCAGGCGCCAAGGCCACCCTGGAGCTGTTGCTGCCTTCATCCGCCTCGTCTCGGCTGAGCCCCGGTGATGCGATCCCCGCCTGGTGGCTGGACACCGCGCGTGGCCTGTGGGTGCGCGAGGGCACGGGCACCGTCCAGCACTCCTCCCTCCACCCCGGCCGTCTCTCCTGGGTGGTCGAGGTGAGCCACTTCACCTGGTGGAACTGCGACGCCCCCCTGTCCGACAGGAGTTGCGTCGACGTCCTCGTCCGCTACCCCAGTGGCCTGCCCGCCCCTGGCGCCCAGGTGGGTGCCACCGGTATCAGCTATACGGGCTCCAGCCGCACCGTGTACACGGGCGCTGACGGTCGCGCCTGCGTCGAGATCAAACGCGGTGCCACCGCCCGTGTCTTCGCCGGGCTGTCTGGTGAGACTCTCGGCGAGGCTACCGTGACAGGCTCGGCCGAGCCCACCGCCTGTGGTGGCGGTGCCTGCACACCCGTGTCACTCACCATCACCCCGCCCGTCTGCATTCCGGGGAGTACCCAGACGTGTACCTATTCGGGGCCCGCGAGCACCAAGGACGTCGGCCTGTGCCGCGCCGCCCACCGCTACTGCAACACCGCCGGTACCGCCTGGGGCGCGTGTGAGGGAGAGGTGCTGTCGGCCTCCGAGACCTGCTCCAACACCTTCGATGAGGACTGTGATGGTGCGACCAACGAGGGATGCCGTTGCGGCTCGTCTTGTTACTCAGGCCCGCCGGGCACCAGCGGCGTTGGGGTCTGCCGCGCTGGCACCATTTACTGCAAATTCGGTGTGGACCCCTACTGCGCGGGGCAGACACTGCCCTCAACCGAGACCTGCACGACATCCGTAGAAGACGATGACTGCGACGGCTCCCTCACCTGCACCAATCCGCTCACGCAGGCTTGGCGCTATGGTAACGTCTCGTGCCAGTACTCTCCTCAACTCCTCATGAGTTCGGACGGCAACCTCATCGTTTCGGGCTTGTTCCTTGGGACGCTGGAGTTCGGCGGTGGCGTCGTCCTGACGGGTTCCACCTCGGGCTATGCGGCTTTCCTCGCGAAGTTCGATGCGAGCACCGGCGGGGCACTCTGGGCCACCATGCTCGCGTCCACGCAATGGGCCCAGGTTCACCATATTCAGAAGGACGCCAGCGGCAACCTCATTGTCCTGGGCCAGTTCCAAGGCAACCTCACGGTGGGTGGCACCACGCTGTCCAATCCAGAGGGCACTGATGGGTTCGTGGTGAAGCTAGATGAGGCCTCTGGGGCTGTGCTGTGGCTCTCCCACCTCAACAGCAATGGTTCCACCTACATATACACGCCGGTGGTGGACCCGAGCGGTAACTTCATTGTCTCGGGCGAGTTCTACGACAACCTCACGGTGGGTGGCACCACGCTGTCCAATCCACGGGGCACCGATGGGTTCGTGGTGAAACTGGATGGGGCCACGGGGGGGCTCCTATGGCTCTCACACCTCGACAGCGCGGATGTGAGCCACGCATCCACGCCAGTGGTGGACGCGAGCGGCAACCTCATTGTCTCGGGCCGGTTCGAAGGCAACCTCACGGTGGGTGGCATCACATTGTCTAGCCCAACCGGCTACGATGGATTCGTGGTGAAACTGGATGGGGGCTCGGGGGCTCGCCTGTGGCTCGTACATCTCGACAGCACGCGTTCCACCTACTCAGCCCCGCTGGTGGTGGAGGCGAGCGGCAACCTCATTGTCTCGGATAACTTCGACGGCAACTTCACGGTAGGCGGCACCACGCTGTCCAATTCAGGGGGCACTGATGGGGTTGTGGTGAAGCTGGATGGGGCCTCGGGGGCTGTCCTGTGGCTCGTACACTTCGACAGCAGGTACACCTACGTATCCAGGCCGGTGGTGGATGCGAGCGGCAACCTCATTGTCCTGGGCCAGTTCCAAGGCAACCTCACGGTGGGTGGCACCACGCTGTCCAATCCAGAGGGCATTGATGGGTTCGTGGTGAAGCTGGATGGGGCTTCGGGGGCTGTCCTGTGGCTCGCACACCTCGACAGCACGAATTTGAGTTACGTATCCACGCCGGTGGTGGACGTGAGCGGCAACCTCATTGTCTCAAGCCAGTTCCAAGGCAACCTCACGGTGGGTGGCACCACGCTGTTCAATCCAGGGGGCACCGATGGGTTCGTGGTGAAGCTGGATGGGACTTCTGGGGCCCGCCTGTGGCTCGCACACCTCGACGGCACGAATTACACCTACGCATCCACGCCCGTGATGAATGCGAGCGGCAACCTCATTGTCTCGGGCTACTTCGACGGCAATCTGAGAGTGGGCGGAGTCATCCTCTCCAATTCAGGCAGCCGCGATGGGTTCGTGGCGAACTTGCAGGCAAGCTCTGGTGCGATTTCCTGGGTCCGGCATTTCGAAAGCACCTCCGGGGTCAGCCTCAGTCCAACACTCGTGGTGAATCCAGAGAACATCTTCATCGCGGGCTCCTTCGACGGCATTCTCAACACAGGGGGGGCGGCACCGCTGACGAGCGCGGGGTGTTACGACATGTTCCTCTCCAGAATCGCCTCCACGCCTTGA